In Candidatus Cloacimonadota bacterium, a single window of DNA contains:
- a CDS encoding DUF3795 domain-containing protein, producing the protein MKVNVCGVICSSYCPAYGKECKGCKESEGKIPWAAFYNLEVCPVYNCVKQKDIDHCGECGKAPCEYWQMTLNPNASEAEHEEDFRRRFEALAALMNK; encoded by the coding sequence ATGAAAGTGAATGTTTGCGGTGTAATATGTTCTTCATATTGTCCGGCTTATGGAAAGGAATGCAAGGGGTGTAAAGAATCAGAGGGTAAAATTCCTTGGGCGGCATTCTACAACCTTGAAGTATGCCCGGTTTATAATTGTGTAAAACAAAAAGATATAGACCACTGTGGAGAATGCGGGAAAGCACCTTGCGAATACTGGCAGATGACCCTAAATCCCAATGCGTCCGAAGCTGAACACGAAGAAGACTTCCGCCGTAGATTTGAGGCTTTGGCAGCTTTGATGAATAAATAG
- the malQ gene encoding 4-alpha-glucanotransferase, giving the protein MKQSGILLHISSLCTDYGIGDLGNSAYRFADYLCNEGHKFWQILPLNYPGFGNSPYNPISAYASNPYLISPELLYMEGLLSKSELYSLPRSSIVDYQSVYTEKNLIFAKAMPRYLEKHNILEYIDNEAIYLKPYLTYIWLTDIYKNVSWQKWAPEHRIYSEELYNACKNEIKVQNAAALQMVFNKQMQDLKNYLKQKGILLFGDLPLYLSYESAEVWANQHLFDLDENGLRKSVAGVPPDAFAEGGQLWGNPIYLWDKLQENQFDLFMQRIRLSLKYFDLLRLDHFIGYVNYWQVQCPNRTLPENAIHGVWKKALPEPFFATIKQEFDLKHFVAEDLGILNHDVCAIRDSLALPGMIVLQFCFEESVPNVQNYPADRIIYTGTHDNNTTRGWWENLPQESESRENMIEFCRRFFPDREVTNSNIARLLIDIANLSACSRMIYPMQDILGLGAKSRMNIPGTALGNWQWRMDSIP; this is encoded by the coding sequence ATGAAACAAAGTGGCATCTTACTACATATTTCAAGCTTGTGTACAGATTACGGTATTGGCGATCTAGGAAATTCTGCGTATCGTTTTGCAGATTATCTGTGTAATGAAGGGCATAAATTCTGGCAAATCTTACCCCTTAACTATCCTGGATTTGGTAATTCCCCCTATAATCCAATCTCTGCTTATGCTTCAAATCCTTACCTGATAAGCCCAGAATTACTATACATGGAGGGTTTGTTAAGTAAATCTGAATTGTACTCTTTACCTCGTAGTAGTATTGTAGATTATCAGAGTGTATATACAGAAAAGAATTTAATCTTCGCAAAGGCAATGCCTCGATATCTAGAAAAGCATAATATATTGGAATATATCGATAATGAGGCTATATACCTAAAGCCATATCTTACTTATATATGGTTAACAGATATATATAAGAATGTGTCGTGGCAGAAATGGGCACCTGAGCATCGCATATATAGCGAAGAATTGTATAATGCATGTAAAAACGAGATAAAAGTCCAAAATGCCGCTGCTTTGCAAATGGTTTTTAATAAACAAATGCAAGATCTTAAGAACTACCTCAAGCAAAAGGGAATATTGCTGTTTGGAGATTTGCCGCTATATCTAAGTTATGAAAGTGCCGAAGTATGGGCAAATCAACATCTTTTTGACCTCGATGAAAACGGCTTGCGAAAAAGCGTCGCCGGAGTACCCCCCGATGCTTTTGCAGAAGGTGGTCAGCTTTGGGGAAACCCTATTTACTTATGGGATAAATTGCAGGAGAATCAATTCGACTTATTTATGCAAAGAATTCGACTAAGTCTTAAATATTTCGACCTATTACGATTGGATCACTTCATCGGTTATGTAAACTATTGGCAAGTGCAATGTCCCAATCGCACTCTGCCCGAAAACGCTATACATGGCGTATGGAAGAAAGCATTACCCGAGCCTTTTTTTGCTACAATAAAACAAGAATTTGATCTTAAGCACTTTGTAGCAGAAGATCTTGGAATTCTAAACCACGATGTATGTGCAATTCGCGATTCTTTAGCATTACCTGGAATGATAGTACTGCAATTCTGTTTTGAAGAAAGTGTGCCAAATGTGCAGAATTACCCTGCTGACCGCATAATTTACACCGGCACACACGATAATAACACTACCCGCGGTTGGTGGGAGAATCTTCCCCAGGAATCTGAATCCCGCGAGAATATGATTGAGTTTTGCCGACGTTTTTTTCCCGATAGAGAAGTAACTAATTCTAATATAGCTCGTTTACTGATTGATATCGCAAACTTATCCGCATGCTCTCGAATGATATATCCCATGCAAGATATTCTGGGATTGGGTGCCAAAAGCAGGATGAATATTCCAGGAACTGCGCTAGGAAATTGGCAATGGCGAATGGATAGCATACCATAA
- the holA gene encoding DNA polymerase III subunit delta, translating to MMENKDNSALNFDASKVKLGDNYLLVGSDAYLIDSVINQISSRLKQKQQIDTSIVYADEVKAGELSEYLDTFTIFSSAKLVIIKNAEKYLKRELEIIASYFDAPSDIQSLVIVSEKTDAKYNAWKTIIAASQKVNCDPPKFTGEIRNWLMTELKRQQRTMTPAAINEFTNRIELDYYNASNELNKVLLLIGERKNITEADLLTSLNSSRAGTQIDFFRALGNRQSKNALESVNLMIQSDVEPLQIFFSLFRFFSNLYKIQLLREKHISEAEIMQKHIPEIFYSQRKEYLEFAKKYNLKALECIFGILLETDSLLKSNLIDKNMQLELCIIQVLNTR from the coding sequence ATGATGGAAAACAAAGATAATAGTGCTCTAAACTTCGATGCTTCAAAGGTAAAACTGGGCGATAACTATCTTCTTGTAGGTAGCGATGCTTATTTAATAGATTCTGTAATCAATCAGATTAGCTCACGGCTAAAACAAAAACAACAAATAGATACCAGTATTGTATATGCCGATGAGGTAAAAGCCGGTGAATTAAGTGAGTATCTGGATACATTTACAATCTTTTCAAGCGCAAAACTTGTCATAATAAAAAATGCAGAAAAATACTTAAAAAGAGAGTTAGAGATTATTGCCTCATATTTTGACGCTCCTTCCGATATCCAGAGCCTGGTAATAGTATCCGAAAAAACAGATGCTAAATATAACGCATGGAAAACAATTATAGCTGCTAGCCAGAAAGTAAACTGCGATCCACCAAAATTTACCGGTGAAATTCGCAATTGGCTGATGACTGAACTCAAACGGCAACAGCGTACTATGACGCCTGCAGCGATAAATGAGTTTACCAATAGAATAGAACTGGATTATTATAATGCTTCCAACGAACTAAACAAGGTATTACTTCTTATTGGCGAAAGAAAAAATATCACTGAAGCGGATCTGCTAACAAGCTTAAATAGCAGTAGAGCTGGCACACAAATAGATTTCTTCAGAGCCTTAGGAAACCGCCAATCAAAAAATGCTTTAGAAAGCGTCAATCTTATGATTCAATCCGATGTAGAGCCCTTACAAATATTCTTTAGCCTTTTTCGCTTCTTCAGTAATCTCTACAAGATTCAACTTCTTCGTGAAAAACACATTTCCGAAGCTGAAATAATGCAAAAACATATTCCGGAGATTTTTTATAGCCAACGAAAAGAATATCTGGAGTTTGCTAAAAAATATAACTTAAAAGCCTTAGAATGTATTTTTGGCATATTGTTAGAAACAGATTCTCTGCTTAAGAGTAATCTCATAGACAAAAATATGCAGCTAGAACTATGCATTATTCAAGTTTTGAACACTAGATGA
- a CDS encoding undecaprenyl-diphosphate phosphatase, producing MNFLQAVFLGIIQGLTEFIPVSSSGHLVLAQHFLGIEAGSDISFEIFLHLGTLLAVLVFFIRQIWDLIVSLFSWKSGLDGETHRKNRATIAYLIIATFTTGVFYLVFKDLLKSAYQSPIFVAFMLLITGLIIFASDFVKNSSIPSSNTGFIKSVFIGLAQGLAIIPGISRSGTTISTSLFCGVKRKDAAHFSFLLSIPAIMAANIGEMNQLRSLNPSVLHIYIAGFIAAFISGYMVIAFLIRLIQSGSLKYFAFYVWLVGAIAISLLLIG from the coding sequence ATGAATTTTTTACAAGCAGTATTTTTGGGCATAATTCAAGGACTTACAGAGTTTATCCCCGTTAGTTCTTCTGGTCATCTGGTTTTGGCGCAGCACTTTTTAGGTATAGAAGCAGGTAGTGATATCAGTTTTGAAATATTTCTACACCTTGGCACTTTATTGGCTGTGTTGGTTTTTTTTATTAGACAAATATGGGATCTTATTGTTTCTCTTTTTTCTTGGAAATCTGGCTTAGACGGAGAAACTCACCGCAAAAACCGTGCTACAATAGCATATTTAATCATCGCAACTTTCACAACCGGAGTATTTTACCTTGTGTTTAAAGATCTCCTCAAATCCGCCTATCAGAGCCCGATATTTGTAGCGTTTATGCTGCTAATTACCGGACTTATTATATTCGCCTCAGATTTCGTAAAAAATTCGTCTATCCCCTCTTCAAACACCGGTTTTATAAAATCTGTGTTCATAGGTTTGGCTCAAGGTTTGGCAATAATACCGGGCATTAGCCGCTCTGGCACTACAATATCTACTTCATTATTTTGTGGTGTAAAACGCAAGGATGCTGCACATTTTTCTTTTCTTCTTTCTATCCCCGCCATTATGGCGGCAAATATTGGAGAAATGAATCAATTAAGGTCTTTGAATCCCTCAGTATTACACATATATATAGCAGGATTTATTGCTGCTTTTATCAGCGGATATATGGTTATAGCCTTTCTCATAAGGCTAATCCAATCCGGTTCTTTAAAGTATTTTGCTTTTTATGTATGGCTTGTGGGAGCTATTGCCATTAGCCTGTTGCTTATTGGATGA
- a CDS encoding divergent polysaccharide deacetylase family protein: MPKARAKASRSTKRKTKINKRRNPRLGLYLLAGIATVLIMWGLIREPIPAPKVLEQMVVQEIKERTTKPVKSKINDQATTTKTSTKKQDSSTIEQSKHNQPAPVKESPTKKSVMETPKKGESELDLVVRNASLKLGVPESSLRRSKKDALVRFQIPIDRSKMDLTYANMIYKGEMELAGAAFVKGSDSRTKQTISFKHKNLNETYELNLYYDTSVYKSKVNPQTITIVVDDFGAIGGSLLDGFFSLDKEICFAIFPNEANSVSTMERASLQGRNTIIHVPMEPIGYPRVNPGKNAILVQHSEDRIDKILSQFISDMPRCIGINNHMGSLATSDVDVMQAVMNTLKKHDKLFLDSRTTNVSVAYQTAQKKHIKAFRNDIFLDSPNISQSTMEAKLNRIIELSGHQQHVIAITHCHSMDKLEYLRTFIQRLKKAGFSLIPLSEIGERNIPEIL; the protein is encoded by the coding sequence ATGCCCAAGGCTAGAGCTAAAGCTTCACGTTCTACTAAACGAAAGACCAAAATAAATAAAAGAAGAAATCCCCGTTTAGGTTTATATTTACTAGCAGGAATAGCAACCGTACTGATTATGTGGGGTTTAATTCGAGAGCCTATTCCTGCGCCCAAAGTTTTAGAACAAATGGTTGTGCAAGAAATTAAAGAGCGAACCACAAAACCAGTTAAATCGAAGATCAATGATCAAGCTACTACTACCAAAACATCCACCAAGAAGCAAGATTCTTCTACAATAGAGCAAAGCAAACATAACCAACCAGCTCCAGTTAAAGAGAGCCCAACAAAAAAATCAGTAATGGAAACTCCTAAAAAAGGCGAATCTGAGCTTGACTTAGTGGTAAGAAATGCATCATTAAAACTTGGCGTGCCGGAATCCTCTTTGCGCCGCAGTAAAAAGGATGCCCTGGTAAGATTTCAGATTCCAATCGACAGGTCTAAGATGGATCTTACTTACGCAAACATGATTTATAAAGGTGAGATGGAACTTGCCGGAGCAGCTTTTGTAAAAGGATCCGATAGTAGAACCAAACAAACCATTTCTTTTAAGCATAAGAACTTGAACGAAACCTACGAGCTAAATCTGTATTACGACACGTCAGTTTATAAAAGTAAAGTAAATCCTCAAACCATAACCATTGTAGTGGACGACTTTGGTGCGATAGGTGGAAGCTTACTTGATGGATTCTTTAGCCTAGATAAGGAAATATGCTTTGCAATATTTCCTAATGAGGCTAATAGCGTTAGCACAATGGAAAGAGCTTCATTACAAGGAAGAAACACCATTATTCACGTGCCCATGGAACCAATTGGATACCCAAGAGTTAATCCAGGTAAAAACGCTATTCTCGTGCAGCATAGCGAAGATCGAATAGATAAAATTCTTAGCCAGTTCATTAGTGATATGCCCCGATGTATTGGTATTAATAACCATATGGGCAGCCTGGCTACAAGCGATGTAGATGTAATGCAAGCAGTTATGAATACATTAAAAAAGCATGATAAACTCTTTTTAGATAGCCGTACTACCAATGTATCGGTTGCCTATCAAACTGCTCAAAAGAAACATATAAAAGCTTTCCGAAATGACATCTTTTTGGATAGCCCCAATATTAGTCAATCTACTATGGAGGCAAAATTGAATCGAATTATTGAATTGTCTGGGCATCAACAACATGTAATTGCCATAACTCATTGCCATAGTATGGATAAACTAGAGTATCTAAGAACCTTTATACAGCGGTTAAAAAAAGCAGGGTTTAGTTTGATTCCCCTATCAGAAATTGGAGAACGCAACATACCGGAGATATTATGA